A section of the Hippea sp. KM1 genome encodes:
- a CDS encoding glycosyltransferase, with translation MQKDLCVVLMTSYNHEKYIRESIESVINQTYKNLKLVIVDDFSTDDSRKIIKEYAAKYPNKIFYIFNEINMHVNRSFNRGLEFIKEKFDPEFFACIASDDIFEKDKIEKQIDFLKKYDLDGVSSKGKYINEKSKILAPIEMDNLFNKNLYAIEDIEKIKNFYYMDIVGGPLIQSMVFKFPVIYRLKMDLTSISDDYSLMLRFFNNGYKLGYLNEFLWRYRRHDTNVSKNYDYIFVVLDVIYKYIPKKYRNVAIFKQFFITGIYKIFIHDQKADGIRFIWMSLAYLNLDGIKFIGKKFFGGIKFILRSKK, from the coding sequence ATGCAAAAAGATTTGTGTGTTGTATTGATGACAAGTTATAATCACGAAAAATATATAAGAGAGTCAATTGAATCTGTCATTAATCAAACTTATAAAAATTTAAAATTAGTTATAGTTGATGACTTTTCAACAGATGATAGTAGAAAAATTATTAAAGAATATGCGGCTAAATATCCCAATAAAATCTTTTATATTTTTAATGAAATAAATATGCATGTAAATAGAAGTTTTAATAGAGGTTTGGAGTTTATAAAAGAAAAGTTTGATCCTGAATTTTTTGCTTGTATAGCAAGTGATGATATATTTGAAAAAGATAAAATTGAAAAACAAATTGATTTTTTAAAAAAATATGATTTAGATGGAGTTAGTAGTAAAGGTAAATATATAAATGAAAAAAGTAAAATTTTAGCCCCCATTGAGATGGATAATTTGTTTAATAAAAATTTATATGCAATAGAAGATATAGAAAAAATTAAAAATTTTTATTATATGGATATTGTAGGTGGTCCTTTAATTCAGTCTATGGTTTTTAAGTTTCCTGTTATTTATAGGTTAAAAATGGATCTAACTTCTATAAGTGATGATTATAGTTTAATGCTTAGATTTTTTAATAATGGCTATAAATTAGGGTATCTTAATGAATTTTTATGGAGATATAGGAGGCATGATACTAATGTTTCAAAAAATTATGATTATATTTTTGTAGTTTTAGATGTTATATATAAATATATTCCTAAAAAATATAGAAATGTTGCTATTTTTAAACAGTTTTTTATTACGGGAATTTACAAGATTTTTATTCATGATCAAAAAGCAGATGGAATAAGGTTTATATGGATGAGTTTAGCTTATTTAAATTTAGATGGGATTAAATTTATTGGTAAAAAATTTTTTGGTGGAATAAAATTTATTTTAAGAAGTAAAAAATGA
- a CDS encoding glycosyltransferase family 2 protein — translation MIFSVYTICYNCSKFINRPFEALMNQTFSHNKFEWIIIDDCSSDNSKELVKNLIKKADFKIRYYRNEKNQMLIKNIRKAIELACGEFIYGIGHDDSSEKILLEKVYDIFINNKECVSVNFLCKNQFGEDVGKEFPKEGCVFHKEAFRWDYSKIGEVRGVWKSDILKKHYVVPSVIDEIRYIPEGFFWNKIGLELFGLKSYFLNERLGIYYIIENSLSKNIRSKYSKGFEYESLFFINNYVTKQLLYNPKFYFKHLIKYIIFSSYNNSKGFKSIENLFSKMMYFLFYIPAILYKDKYFSNSLR, via the coding sequence ATGATTTTTAGTGTTTATACAATTTGTTACAATTGCTCAAAATTTATAAATAGGCCTTTTGAAGCTTTAATGAATCAAACTTTTTCTCATAATAAATTTGAGTGGATTATTATTGATGATTGTTCGAGTGATAATAGTAAAGAGTTAGTTAAGAATCTAATAAAAAAAGCAGATTTTAAAATAAGATATTATAGAAATGAAAAAAATCAAATGTTAATTAAAAACATAAGAAAAGCTATTGAATTAGCTTGTGGTGAATTTATTTATGGAATAGGACATGATGATTCAAGTGAAAAAATTTTATTGGAAAAAGTTTATGATATTTTTATAAACAATAAAGAATGTGTAAGTGTTAATTTTTTATGTAAAAATCAGTTTGGAGAAGATGTTGGGAAAGAGTTTCCAAAAGAAGGATGTGTTTTTCATAAAGAAGCTTTTAGATGGGATTATTCAAAAATAGGAGAAGTTAGAGGTGTTTGGAAAAGTGATATATTAAAAAAACATTATGTAGTTCCTTCTGTTATTGATGAAATAAGATATATTCCAGAGGGTTTTTTTTGGAATAAAATAGGATTAGAATTATTTGGCTTGAAATCATATTTTTTAAATGAAAGATTGGGGATTTATTATATTATAGAAAATTCTTTAAGCAAAAATATTCGTTCTAAATATTCAAAAGGATTTGAATATGAAAGTTTGTTTTTTATTAATAATTATGTAACTAAACAATTACTTTATAATCCTAAATTTTATTTTAAACACTTAATAAAATATATAATATTTTCAAGTTATAATAATTCAAAAGGTTTTAAAAGTATCGAAAATCTTTTTAGTAAAATGATGTATTTTCTTTTTTATATCCCCGCAATTTTGTATAAAGATAAATATTTTTCTAATTCTTTAAGATAA
- a CDS encoding glycosyltransferase: MRPLVSVSSACYNHKEFLDEYFDSVLSQTYKNIEIVIGDDASIDGSQEILLKYKKKYPNKIKLILNEKNLGITQNSINVLKACRGKYIALVATDDLMLPAKIEKQVEVLEKNPNINICYHDLEVIFENSNKKMLFSEINQYTPKRGAVKELIKYGTFVGACSVMIRRENIPSYFFDDRIKIASDWKFLIDVIREGEFYYINEVLGKYRRHSNNITLLRTIETLDDHILTCGILIQEYPEYVNEIKYRLANILFEKSMQYFRMEKYLEAKKNLEASIKIKKIPKNVLFYFLNKCMDFSTLEKLKRKFKKSLNV, from the coding sequence ATGAGACCATTAGTTAGTGTTTCTTCTGCTTGTTATAATCATAAAGAATTTTTAGATGAATATTTTGATAGTGTATTGTCTCAAACATACAAAAATATTGAAATTGTAATAGGAGATGATGCTTCAATAGATGGTTCTCAAGAAATTTTACTTAAATATAAAAAAAAATATCCTAACAAAATTAAACTTATTTTAAATGAAAAAAATTTAGGGATCACTCAAAATTCAATTAATGTATTGAAAGCATGTAGAGGTAAATATATAGCATTAGTAGCAACAGATGATTTGATGCTTCCTGCAAAAATAGAAAAACAGGTAGAAGTGTTAGAGAAAAATCCGAATATAAATATTTGTTATCATGATTTAGAAGTAATTTTTGAAAATAGCAATAAAAAGATGCTTTTTAGCGAAATTAACCAGTATACTCCTAAAAGAGGAGCAGTTAAAGAATTAATAAAGTATGGAACTTTTGTGGGAGCTTGTTCTGTTATGATAAGAAGAGAAAATATTCCTTCTTATTTTTTTGATGATAGAATTAAAATAGCTTCTGATTGGAAATTTTTGATTGATGTTATTAGAGAAGGAGAATTTTATTATATAAATGAAGTGTTGGGCAAATATAGGAGGCACTCAAATAATATAACCTTACTTAGAACAATTGAAACATTAGATGATCATATTTTAACTTGTGGTATTCTAATACAAGAATATCCTGAATACGTGAATGAAATTAAATATAGATTAGCTAATATCTTGTTTGAAAAAAGTATGCAATATTTTAGAATGGAGAAATATTTAGAAGCTAAAAAAAATTTAGAGGCAAGTATTAAAATAAAAAAAATTCCAAAAAATGTACTCTTTTATTTTCTAAATAAATGTATGGATTTTTCTACTTTAGAAAAACTAAAAAGAAAATTTAAAAAGTCATTAAATGTGTAA
- the asnB gene encoding asparagine synthase (glutamine-hydrolyzing), translated as MCNILGYFNTKLSLNEIEKYNKRLSHRGPDASCVKEYDFKNKKLFLAHNRLAIQDLNPNANQPMENERFVIVFNGEIYNHFEIRWELSFRGFRTHSDTETLLWAFTEWGVEKAISKLNGMFAIALFDKQEQMLYLIRDRVGIKPLYWTFQHGEFVFSSELKGIRDELKTPDIDSLVKFVSLGYTPNDKSYYKNIYKLKPAHYLIFDGENIKIKRYWNLPKGKIDIGFDEAVEEVEHLLKDSVKKRLLADVEVGSFLSGGIDSSLVSAIMAEVSNKQIKTFTIGFKEEGYNEAEYAKKIAQIIGSEHYEYFFDAKDVLDLMDDLDYYYNEPFGDASALPMLLLSRTTKKRVTVALSGDGGDELFLGYDRYFFTKKYYLLLRHMPFKTLISRIFSILPNDKLEKMALPVKNPTYENLYSVLYFAIKPWQLDMVFNKDMLNGLDISFKGILEYSNNLKTIDDLSRLDFYRYLPDDILVKVDRATMAYSLEARVPILDHRIVEIAYKLPEQVKLTKGRKSILRKILYKYIPKDIVDRPKHGFSVPLKIWFRNELKELLFEKIKSLDGSIFNKKSLLNLFEKHQRGYNYEYLFWNLMRVK; from the coding sequence ATGTGTAATATACTTGGCTATTTTAATACAAAACTTTCTTTAAACGAGATTGAAAAATACAATAAAAGATTATCCCACAGAGGTCCTGATGCAAGTTGTGTTAAAGAGTATGATTTTAAAAATAAAAAACTTTTTTTAGCTCATAATCGTCTTGCCATTCAAGACCTTAATCCCAATGCCAATCAACCAATGGAAAATGAGAGGTTTGTAATTGTTTTTAATGGGGAGATTTATAATCATTTTGAGATAAGATGGGAACTTAGCTTTAGAGGTTTTCGGACACATTCAGACACAGAGACGCTCCTATGGGCTTTTACCGAATGGGGTGTAGAAAAAGCTATCAGCAAACTCAATGGCATGTTTGCTATAGCCCTTTTTGATAAACAAGAGCAAATGCTTTACCTTATAAGGGATAGGGTTGGAATAAAGCCCTTATACTGGACTTTTCAACATGGGGAATTTGTTTTTAGTAGCGAGCTGAAGGGTATTAGAGATGAGCTGAAAACACCTGACATAGATAGTTTGGTTAAATTTGTCAGCTTGGGTTACACACCCAACGACAAGAGCTATTATAAAAACATCTATAAGCTAAAACCAGCTCATTATTTAATTTTTGATGGAGAAAATATAAAGATAAAAAGATATTGGAATTTACCAAAAGGGAAAATTGATATTGGCTTTGACGAGGCGGTTGAAGAAGTCGAGCATTTATTAAAAGATAGTGTAAAAAAGAGGCTTTTAGCAGATGTGGAAGTTGGCTCCTTTTTAAGCGGGGGCATTGATAGTTCTTTGGTAAGTGCCATTATGGCCGAAGTTAGCAATAAACAGATTAAAACCTTTACTATAGGATTTAAAGAAGAGGGATACAATGAGGCGGAGTATGCAAAAAAAATAGCTCAAATTATAGGAAGCGAACATTATGAATATTTTTTTGATGCAAAAGATGTGTTAGATTTAATGGATGATTTGGATTATTATTATAATGAGCCCTTTGGAGATGCCTCTGCTCTTCCAATGTTGCTTCTTAGTAGGACAACCAAGAAGAGGGTCACAGTTGCTTTAAGTGGTGATGGTGGAGATGAATTGTTTTTGGGATACGATAGGTACTTTTTTACAAAGAAGTATTATCTTCTGTTGAGACATATGCCTTTTAAGACGCTTATATCAAGGATTTTTTCTATTTTACCAAATGACAAATTAGAAAAAATGGCATTGCCTGTAAAAAACCCCACATACGAAAACCTATATTCTGTTCTCTATTTTGCTATAAAACCGTGGCAGTTAGACATGGTTTTTAATAAGGATATGTTAAATGGCCTTGATATTTCTTTTAAAGGCATATTGGAGTATAGTAACAATTTGAAAACAATTGATGATTTAAGCAGATTGGATTTTTATAGGTATTTACCCGATGATATACTCGTTAAGGTTGATAGGGCAACGATGGCCTATTCACTTGAGGCAAGGGTGCCAATTCTTGATCATAGGATTGTAGAGATAGCGTATAAATTGCCTGAGCAGGTCAAGCTAACCAAAGGAAGAAAATCTATTTTAAGAAAAATTCTATATAAATACATCCCAAAGGATATTGTAGATAGACCCAAGCACGGATTTAGTGTTCCCCTTAAGATATGGTTTAGAAATGAACTTAAAGAGCTTTTGTTTGAAAAAATAAAGTCTTTGGATGGCTCTATATTCAACAAAAAGAGCTTATTGAACTTATTTGAAAAACACCAAAGAGGATATAATTATGAATATCTATTCTGGAATTTGATGAGGGTTAAATGA
- a CDS encoding glycosyltransferase, with product MRRRISLFIYSLSSGGAERVVSMLLRHLKNKYDITLVLMNSTIFYEIPKDVNIFYLEDSDPNESGFKKFIKLPFLAWKYRNFLRKNKIKISLSFLSRPNYINAMAKLFGGRAKTIITERATPSLQYGYGDLLSVVNKLLLRLYNLADMIISNSKGNAYDLKDIFNIKANIKTIYNFIDSKALKRECNKSKSSSKGFIFITVGRLDKGKNHILLLKAIEGLNAKLWIIGDGELKEFLNDQISKIGLEEKVKLLGRQKNPFEFLKQADCFVFSSNHEGFPNAILEALACGLPVISTDCRSGPREILAPNTDFKMQAKDVELAEYGILVPVNNADRMQKAMELIMKNHDIREKYAQKAKKRAMDFDIEKIMEKWEKVLESA from the coding sequence ATGAGAAGGAGAATCTCCCTGTTTATATATTCTCTTTCGAGTGGTGGCGCTGAGCGTGTTGTGTCTATGCTGTTAAGGCATCTAAAAAATAAATATGACATAACTCTGGTCTTGATGAATAGTACTATATTCTATGAAATACCTAAGGATGTAAATATATTCTATTTGGAAGATTCCGATCCAAATGAAAGTGGATTTAAAAAATTCATAAAACTGCCTTTTCTGGCATGGAAATACAGAAATTTTTTAAGAAAGAATAAGATCAAAATATCTTTGAGTTTTCTCTCAAGGCCTAATTACATAAATGCAATGGCGAAGTTGTTTGGAGGTAGAGCAAAAACGATAATTACCGAGAGGGCAACGCCCTCTTTACAATATGGATATGGAGACCTTTTGTCTGTTGTAAATAAGTTGCTTTTAAGATTGTATAACCTTGCTGATATGATAATATCAAATTCCAAGGGCAACGCTTATGATCTTAAAGATATTTTTAATATAAAGGCAAACATAAAGACCATATATAATTTCATTGACAGCAAGGCCTTAAAAAGGGAATGCAACAAGTCAAAAAGTTCAAGTAAAGGGTTTATTTTTATAACGGTTGGTAGACTTGACAAAGGTAAAAACCATATCCTTCTGCTGAAGGCAATTGAGGGTTTAAATGCCAAGTTGTGGATAATTGGCGATGGTGAACTTAAAGAGTTTCTAAATGATCAAATTAGTAAAATAGGCTTAGAAGAGAAGGTAAAACTCTTGGGAAGGCAAAAAAATCCGTTTGAGTTTTTAAAACAGGCCGACTGTTTTGTTTTTTCCTCAAATCATGAGGGCTTCCCCAACGCAATTTTAGAGGCCTTGGCTTGTGGTCTTCCTGTGATTTCAACAGACTGCAGAAGTGGTCCCAGGGAAATACTTGCTCCTAACACAGATTTTAAGATGCAAGCAAAAGATGTGGAGTTAGCAGAATACGGAATACTTGTTCCTGTAAATAATGCAGATAGAATGCAAAAGGCAATGGAGCTAATCATGAAGAACCATGATATAAGAGAAAAATACGCTCAAAAAGCAAAAAAAAGGGCGATGGATTTTGATATAGAAAAGATTATGGAGAAGTGGGAGAAGGTTTTGGAAAGTGCTTAA
- a CDS encoding ABC transporter ATP-binding protein/permease: protein MLNIFKKLRVILSRRDKEFLAFLLMFSVAVSAVEVVGVGIIMPFIGVATNFNNIFSNKYLKGVYNIFGFSSPVSFVIAFGLFLVFFYIFRSVFNLLYFYLLSRFSQGRYHLIAYKLFEKYLGMHYVDFVNKNSSHFIKTIVNEAQNLVQLISNILFMMSEIFVVIFIYSMLVYVNWKMTLLLTTFLGINVFILKTFVSTKIKKAGEIRNEMQQRFYEIMTSSFGNFKIIKLKGNDKDILKKFSEASYGFAKVNILNQTLVQVPRLFLEAIGFGLISLIVVYLVYKYKSDIKAALPILSMFVLGLYRLMPSVNRIYTSYNQVLFYLKSLDITHADLLYEPEALKDEKIEFGREIKLKDVWFEYQKNKPVLKGINLTIKKGEKIGVMGKSGSGKSTLVDLIIGLYKPAKGEILVDNRKLSEKNVKSWRKKIGYIPQTIYLFDGTVAENVAFGEEIDEEKVRKVLDMANILDFLEKNHNGIYTRVGENGVMLSGGQKQRVAIARALYGDPEILVLDEATSSLDSQTEAKIMDEIYRIGKSKTMIIVAHRTSTLDRCDRIVEVRNGEIKRCVELQAG, encoded by the coding sequence GTGCTTAATATATTTAAGAAATTAAGGGTTATATTGTCCAGACGAGATAAAGAATTTCTTGCATTCCTTTTGATGTTTTCTGTTGCTGTTTCTGCTGTTGAGGTTGTAGGGGTTGGCATAATTATGCCCTTTATAGGTGTTGCCACCAATTTTAATAATATATTTTCGAATAAATACCTAAAAGGAGTATACAACATCTTTGGTTTTTCATCGCCTGTGAGTTTTGTTATAGCCTTTGGTTTATTTCTTGTATTTTTTTATATTTTTAGAAGCGTATTTAATCTGTTGTATTTTTACCTTCTAAGCAGGTTTTCTCAGGGTAGATATCACCTTATAGCGTATAAATTGTTTGAGAAGTATTTAGGCATGCATTATGTGGATTTTGTTAACAAAAACTCCTCTCATTTTATAAAAACTATAGTGAACGAGGCTCAAAACCTTGTTCAACTTATATCAAACATTCTATTCATGATGAGCGAAATATTCGTCGTTATCTTTATATACAGTATGTTGGTATATGTAAATTGGAAGATGACTTTACTATTAACAACTTTTCTTGGAATAAATGTATTTATTTTGAAAACCTTTGTATCAACCAAGATAAAAAAGGCAGGAGAGATAAGAAACGAGATGCAGCAAAGGTTTTATGAGATAATGACCTCATCCTTTGGTAACTTTAAGATAATCAAGCTTAAAGGGAACGATAAAGATATATTGAAGAAATTCTCAGAGGCCAGTTATGGTTTTGCTAAGGTTAACATACTCAATCAGACATTGGTGCAGGTGCCAAGACTGTTCCTGGAGGCTATAGGTTTTGGTTTAATTTCACTCATAGTGGTGTATTTGGTGTATAAGTACAAAAGTGATATAAAGGCTGCGTTGCCTATCCTGAGTATGTTTGTTTTGGGATTATACCGGTTGATGCCGAGTGTAAATAGAATTTATACCTCATACAATCAGGTTTTATTCTATCTAAAATCTTTAGACATAACTCATGCTGATTTATTGTATGAGCCTGAGGCACTAAAGGATGAAAAGATAGAATTTGGAAGAGAAATAAAGTTAAAGGATGTGTGGTTTGAATACCAAAAAAATAAGCCTGTATTAAAGGGTATAAACTTAACTATAAAGAAGGGTGAAAAAATAGGAGTAATGGGCAAAAGCGGAAGTGGCAAATCCACTTTAGTCGATCTAATTATAGGGCTTTACAAACCAGCAAAAGGAGAAATATTGGTTGATAATAGAAAATTGAGTGAGAAAAATGTTAAATCCTGGAGGAAAAAGATAGGTTACATCCCTCAAACTATATATCTATTTGATGGGACGGTAGCTGAGAATGTTGCCTTTGGAGAGGAGATAGATGAGGAAAAAGTTAGAAAGGTCTTGGATATGGCCAATATTTTGGATTTTTTAGAGAAAAATCACAATGGTATATATACCAGAGTTGGGGAAAACGGAGTTATGCTTAGCGGAGGACAGAAACAAAGGGTTGCAATTGCAAGAGCTCTCTATGGTGATCCAGAAATATTGGTGTTGGATGAAGCAACGAGTTCTCTTGATTCCCAAACAGAGGCAAAGATTATGGATGAGATATACAGGATAGGCAAAAGCAAAACGATGATAATTGTCGCTCATAGAACTTCAACCCTGGATAGGTGCGATAGGATTGTGGAAGTTAGGAATGGAGAGATTAAAAGATGTGTGGAATTGCAGGCGGGGTGA
- the asnB gene encoding asparagine synthase (glutamine-hydrolyzing) has product MCGIAGGVNIKADYNFLLNSLKHRGPDDWGRWESKNLFLFHTRLAIQDIKQGRQPFEYKDFLIVFNGEIYNHLELRKHYLQEFKFKTNCDTETLLYLYIKYKEKMFDKIDGMFAFCIFDKKENKLFLAKDRAGKKPLFYYKKGDKLFFASELKAFGFLEGIYPNEESIYTYLRTGFFPFEYTPFRDVKKLKNGSFLIYDLSDNTIKTKRYFDIEKYYRQDRLNKKEDEILEALDEKLTESIRDRMLASDLEVGAFLSGGIDSSLVVAIASEFTKRLKTFTVKFEGAYDESNLAKLTSQMYSTDHTEIEITMDLKNDIEKILSNYGMPFMDSSAIPSYYVSREAKKHITVVLNGDGADELFGGYRRYVPIANRLLRRFKRLAFLFRMLPPPKEKQSHYNYLYRLASMSNKEGLDLYLSATTDVFEDVYEFKDAFQLNRLNGFVKKVLNDNMLTDLSKFLYLDFELILFSDLLIKMDIATMANSLEARSPFLGKGILEFAPLLEDNLKVRGATTKYILRRLAEKYLHKKLIKQPKRGFEVPLKKWVNSELKEAIFDYLQKGCYSENFINRSFIDRLLENRIRVSEEKRAKMLWSMFCLEVWKNNL; this is encoded by the coding sequence ATGTGTGGAATTGCAGGCGGGGTGAATATAAAAGCTGATTATAATTTTTTGCTGAACTCTTTAAAACACAGAGGGCCTGATGATTGGGGGAGATGGGAGAGTAAAAACCTATTTCTTTTTCACACAAGGCTTGCAATTCAAGATATTAAGCAGGGAAGGCAACCCTTTGAATATAAGGATTTTTTGATTGTTTTTAATGGGGAAATTTATAACCATTTAGAGTTGAGAAAACACTATTTGCAGGAATTCAAATTTAAGACAAATTGCGATACAGAAACCCTGCTCTATCTATACATTAAATATAAAGAGAAAATGTTTGACAAGATTGATGGCATGTTTGCCTTCTGTATATTTGATAAAAAAGAAAACAAGCTGTTTTTAGCAAAAGATAGGGCGGGTAAAAAACCCCTTTTTTATTATAAAAAGGGCGATAAGCTCTTTTTTGCCAGTGAGCTTAAGGCTTTTGGGTTTTTGGAGGGTATTTATCCGAATGAAGAATCTATCTATACATATTTAAGGACTGGTTTTTTTCCTTTTGAGTATACACCGTTTAGAGATGTTAAAAAACTAAAGAACGGATCTTTTTTGATTTATGATCTTAGCGATAACACTATAAAAACAAAGAGATATTTTGATATTGAGAAATATTACAGACAAGATAGGCTTAATAAAAAGGAAGATGAAATCTTGGAGGCTTTGGATGAAAAATTGACAGAAAGCATAAGAGATAGGATGCTTGCGTCGGATCTTGAGGTTGGAGCGTTTTTAAGTGGGGGCATAGACAGCTCTTTGGTTGTTGCAATAGCTTCTGAGTTTACAAAGAGGTTAAAGACCTTTACTGTAAAATTCGAAGGGGCTTACGATGAATCCAATCTTGCTAAATTGACTTCACAGATGTACTCAACCGACCATACAGAGATTGAAATCACAATGGATCTAAAAAACGATATAGAGAAGATTCTATCCAATTACGGAATGCCTTTTATGGATTCATCGGCTATACCGAGTTATTATGTAAGTAGAGAGGCAAAAAAACACATCACGGTTGTTTTAAACGGGGATGGAGCAGATGAGTTGTTTGGGGGATATAGGCGTTATGTTCCTATTGCAAATAGGTTGCTGAGGCGTTTTAAAAGATTGGCTTTTTTATTTAGAATGCTCCCTCCGCCAAAAGAAAAGCAGTCGCATTACAATTACCTGTATAGGTTGGCAAGCATGTCTAACAAGGAAGGGCTTGATCTTTATTTATCGGCAACCACGGATGTATTTGAGGATGTGTATGAGTTTAAAGACGCATTTCAACTTAACAGACTTAATGGGTTTGTTAAAAAAGTGCTCAATGATAACATGCTAACGGATCTATCCAAGTTTCTATATTTGGATTTTGAGCTTATACTATTTTCGGATCTGTTGATTAAAATGGACATTGCGACGATGGCCAACTCTTTGGAGGCAAGAAGCCCTTTTCTTGGCAAAGGCATATTGGAGTTTGCTCCTTTGTTGGAGGACAACCTGAAAGTCAGAGGGGCAACCACGAAATATATTTTAAGGAGATTAGCAGAAAAATACCTTCACAAGAAATTGATTAAACAGCCAAAAAGGGGATTTGAGGTTCCTCTAAAAAAATGGGTGAATAGTGAACTTAAAGAGGCTATTTTTGATTATTTGCAAAAAGGATGCTATTCGGAGAATTTCATAAATAGGAGCTTTATCGATAGATTGCTGGAGAACAGGATAAGGGTCTCAGAGGAAAAAAGAGCCAAGATGTTGTGGTCTATGTTTTGCCTTGAGGTATGGAAGAATAATTTATGA
- the pglA gene encoding N,N'-diacetylbacillosaminyl-diphospho-undecaprenol alpha-1,3-N-acetylgalactosaminyltransferase, which yields MKIAFLSHLDLNLYLFRLPIMKELVKKGHRVYAIAPKGEFLEKFLECGITPVNYEIERQSLNPFKELKTLKLIRSIVHDISPDILHTFMHKPNIYGNLTGAKNIVNTITGLGSFFIHDDIKSVGVRVLIEALYKCTSSRTKRIVFQNRDDLDHFVNKGIIPEEKAVLIKGSGIDTKAFEPMPKNKKLIKELGLGDKPVVLMVARVIRDKGVEEYIKAAELLKDRAYFLYAGEIDRGNKNAFIPGWKNINYLGFRSDIKELLSICDIFVLPSYREGIPRTLLEAASMEKPIVTTDTVGCKEVVDNGVNGFLVPVKDSKALAEKIEFLIDNPEIRKEFGKRGREKVLKEFDVKIVVEQYLRLYNEILD from the coding sequence ATGAAAATAGCCTTTCTGTCGCATTTAGATTTGAATCTATATCTTTTTAGACTGCCCATTATGAAGGAGTTGGTTAAAAAGGGGCATAGGGTTTATGCAATAGCGCCAAAGGGTGAGTTTTTGGAAAAATTCTTAGAATGCGGCATTACACCTGTAAATTATGAGATAGAAAGGCAGAGTCTGAATCCTTTTAAAGAGTTGAAGACCCTAAAGCTCATTAGAAGCATAGTTCATGATATTTCGCCCGATATACTGCACACTTTTATGCATAAACCAAACATATACGGGAATCTCACGGGTGCTAAGAATATAGTTAACACTATCACAGGTTTGGGGAGTTTTTTTATTCATGATGACATCAAGTCTGTTGGTGTGAGGGTATTGATAGAGGCGCTGTATAAATGCACCTCAAGCAGGACAAAAAGGATTGTCTTTCAAAATAGAGACGATTTGGATCACTTTGTTAATAAGGGTATAATACCAGAAGAGAAAGCTGTTTTGATAAAAGGGAGCGGAATAGATACAAAAGCCTTCGAGCCCATGCCAAAAAACAAAAAATTAATAAAGGAATTGGGGTTGGGCGATAAACCTGTTGTTCTAATGGTTGCAAGGGTTATTAGAGATAAAGGCGTTGAAGAGTATATAAAAGCTGCCGAGTTGTTGAAAGATAGGGCTTACTTTCTATATGCAGGAGAAATAGACAGGGGCAACAAGAATGCGTTTATACCAGGCTGGAAAAATATTAATTACTTAGGCTTTAGAAGTGATATAAAAGAGCTTCTGTCAATTTGCGATATATTCGTTCTGCCCAGCTATAGAGAGGGCATCCCAAGAACTTTATTAGAGGCAGCGTCAATGGAAAAGCCCATTGTCACCACAGACACGGTTGGTTGCAAGGAGGTTGTGGATAATGGCGTAAATGGCTTTTTAGTGCCTGTTAAGGATAGCAAGGCACTGGCTGAAAAAATTGAATTTCTAATAGATAATCCTGAAATTAGGAAAGAGTTTGGCAAAAGAGGGAGAGAAAAGGTATTGAAAGAGTTTGATGTTAAGATCGTTGTTGAGCAATATTTGAGATTGTATAATGAAATTTTGGATTAA